The Infirmifilum lucidum DNA segment TTAAGGGGTCTAAATTTAGAGAGCTACGCGAGAAAATGGGGATTAGCAGGGGTGAGTTAGCAAGGAAGATCGGAGTATCTAACAAGGCCGTAATTAACTACGAAGAGGGCGAGAGCGATGTTAGCCTCGATGTAGCATCAAGGCTTGAAGAGATCTTCGGCGACGAGATTTTCGAAGAGGCATCAATGGAGGCACTAAAAAAAGTCTTCGGTGGAAAGATGAAAGTGTCAAGAATCGAGCCTAGAGATGCACTGATAAAATCGGTAGTACAGGAGCTACGTAATCGAGGATTTGAGAACTTCGTATTTACTCGTGCGCCCTTCGATGCCGGAGTTAAATACATCGGGGAAAACATTAGAGTAAAGGTTGCGCTTAAGAAGGATCCAACGTCAGAGGAGGTGAAAGTAGCAGCTATGGTATCTAAAAATACAAGGACTAGGCTAGTAGTACTTTCAACTGAGAGAGTAGTGGATAGGTTTGAGAACAGTAGCCTTGTGTATGTCTATGCGAGAGATACGGGGAAAGTCCGAGATTTAATCCTCGGGTTTTTGAAGCGAGAAGAGGAGTCTTAGACTAGAGGATCCTATGAGAGACTTTTGCACCCTTACTGAGAGCCGAGAAGGGAGAGCTGTTATCCGTCACTGTGACCTAAGTGCCTACGCAGACACCAGGGGGTATGTTGACCCGATATGGGCTCCTGTATTCTACAACCCTAGGATGAAGTGCTCGAGAGACCTTTCAACGGTAATTCTGTCGGTTTACCTCGAACTTTCAGGGAAGAGTGAGGTCTCTGTCATCGATGCCATGTGCGGCACAGGGGTACGCGGGATACGTTATGCGCTTGAAGTCCCGGGTGTCTCTAGAGTAATACTCAACGATATTAATCCCAAGGCTGCGGCCTTAACTAGAGAGAATGTCTCGCTAAATGGCATTACGGACATCGCTTCTATCTCAAATATGGAGGCTCATGCGTTGCTTTCGTCGACGAAAGCTGACGTTATAGACATCGATCCATTTGGGACACCCGCACCCTTTATTCACCCAGCTTTAAAGGCCGTGAAGCATGGTGGTCTCTTATGCGTCACGGCAACGGATCTGCCCCCGCTACTAGGTATATACCCTTCGGCTTGCATGAGGAAATACTTCTCCTTTAGTATCGAGACAGAGTTTTCGCGCGAACAGGGTGTGAGGATACTCCTCTACTTCATAGCACGTGAAGCCGCCAAACTAGGGAGAATAATAAAACCATTTTACTCCTACTACCTTGACCACCACATCCGAGTCTGCGTAATTGTAGAGAGAAAGGAGAAAAAGGGTTTCCTAGAGGAAAACATAGGCTTCATCTTCTACAACCCGCGCACCCTTGAGCGTCAGCTCATGAGTATTCGAGGTATGCTACACCTACGTGAAAAGCCGTTTAGTAGCAATACATGGAAAGTAGGAGGGCCGGTCTGGACTAGCGAGTTATGGGACAGAGAGGCTACCAGAAAGATTCGCTCAGAATACTCGATGCGTCAAAGTAATTATATTCTCTGTAAGAGGGGCTTACGCTTAGCAGAAAGGATTGAGAGCGAACGTGACATGCCGCCTCTGTATTACACGACGGAGAAGATAGCCTCAACATACAAGCTAGACGTGGAACAATCCCCACAAACCCTCGTAGAGAAACTCGCGTCAAAGGGATACCCCTCTTCCCTAACTCACTTCTATCCCAAGGGCTTCAGGACAGCAGCAGGTATCGGTGTAGTGCTAGAGAACTGGCACTAGCGTGTCCCTCCTTTCGCCCCTCCCTAGGCCCCCTAAAGGTTGGTCTCAGACCCCCCATGGGGGACAGCTCCTCCGGCCGGCACCCCGGGTTGCGCCAGGGCTCTCCGGCCTTCACCGTCATGGCTACCGGTGCGGGTGTTCACGGCACTGGCACACTACTTTCGCTTCTTCGTGTGCGTCGCGGCCTACGACCCCCAGGATCAACGGCATCGTGGCAGCGAGCCACGCGCCAGGTGTCGCAGGGGGCATCGCCGGGATCGAGGACAGGGTCGGCGAAGAGCGTCTGTATCGCCTCGGGCAGGACGCCTGCCCTCGGGGAGCTTCCTAGTCCTCATACTACATTGTCACGAAGCGGAGGACGAGCTGGTGCATGTCGTCAACTTACAGTTCTTCTAGCAACTCCACACTATGAGCAAAGTTTATGAATTTGAAGCCATGTTGGACTAAGGACGCGTAATGGGCTACCTGAAATACCTGGCAGAGATCTGGAAACGGCCTTTCGACGGCGAACATAGGGAACTGATGAAAGAAAGGTTGATGCTTTGGAGAAAGGAGCCTACAGTAGTGAGAATTGAGAGGCCAACACGGATAAACAGGGCTAGAGCGCTAGGGTATAAAGCCAAGCAAGGCTACGTTATTGTTAGGGTACGCGTCAGGAAGGGAGGACTAAATAGGCCTAGGCCACGTAGCGGTAGGAGACCGAAAAGAATGGGCGTCTACGGTTATAGCCCCCACAAGAGTGCACAATGGATAGCTGAGGAGAGGGCGGCCAGGAAATTCCCTAACCTCGTCGTCCTCGGCTCCTACTGGGTTGGCGAGGATGGCATGTACAAGTGGTATGAAGTCGTAATGGCCGACCCCAACCACCCTGCTGTCAAATCAGATCTCGAGAGAAGATGGATAGCCGGCTACAGGACGAAGAAGAAGTACAAGATCACACGTGAGAGACTTCTAAAGATTCTCGCAAAGGCAAAGCTCGAAGAAGGCTCTACAGTCACTGAGGAGAATAAAGGCAATGAGTAGATCTCATGTTGCGGTATCTGTAGAGTTTACATGTTTTATCCACGCTACAGAGGACGAGGAACGTGTCCTACGAGCTCTCACAAACTTACTGCCAGAGGAATTGCGACGCCCAGATAGCCTTCCTCTTAGAAAGAGCCTTACGTATGGCTTCTACGGGAATCCCATACTTCTCCTCCATCTTGAGTTTAGCGGGGAGGAAGCGGACAGGATCGTGAGGCATATTTTCTCGTCTATGCTGGGTGAAGACTTAAGAGGTATCCTCGAAGGCTTTGAGAACAGATTCGCAAAAGGCAGGCTCTATCTACGTTTCGACAAGCAGGAGGCATATTACGGGATAATGAAGTTGAGTAGTGGAGACGAGGTAATAAGGTGCGTGATAAAGCTTAAACCGCATATCCGCAGAAGAGAAGACCTAGAAAGAGTCTTGAAAGAGTACGGTGCACATTTGTGAGTGCGCGTAGGAGGAGATTCTATGACGCCTTCTGCGGCAAACTTGAGAACATCTCTGTTGAAGCCATAGAAGGCATGTACCTCAGAGCGCTAAGCGTTGGGTACAATGCGTGCATACCCTGTCTGGTTATAAGACCTCTACTGGATCTCCAGGAGATCCGCAAGAACGTTGCGAATGCTAGAGCTATAGTTGACAGCTTGTTGGACAGGGGTTTAAAGGTCTATCTCCGATGCCACCTTGCTGGAATTTCCAAAGCTGAAGTGAAAAAAGTATTGCCGCGCATTAGGGGCATGTGTGACCTCGTCTCTGTAGAAGGTACAACTAGGGAGATGCTGGCTTTTGCAAGTAGAGACCGCAGGATAGACATTATAACGCTTATTCCAGGCTCCTCGCCAAAACTATACAAGGGAGACATTGACTATATCTTGAAGTACGGCAAATTCGTCGAAGTCACTGCCTCTTCTTTCCTAACAGAAGATCTACTCTTACTTGCAAGAAATATTTCCTCAGTGCGGAGCTTGCTGCTCCAACCTGCAAGGAAGAAAGTTCCGATACTCCTTTCAAGTGGTGAAGGAGGACTGAAAGATCCCCGTTCTCTTCTGGCTTTTGCAGAACTATTGCTAGGACTTGATGTCGAGAGTGTAGCAAGGTCAGCCTCAGCTCTCATCGAGAAGCGTTTAGCGGAGAATTTGGAGAAGAGAATGGGCATCAGGCCTATTGAAGGGGTCAGGATCGAACGGCCGATTGATGAAATATGAGAGAGAATAAGTACAGATACCTGGTCTTGAGACTTACACGCGAGTTCTCGTCACTAGAGGCGGTTGAGGAACACATAAGGAAGTGCATTCTCCTCCTCTTCGGCGTGTATGGGCTCTCATGTACTCTTCCAAGGGTGATTTATAAGTCCAAGGAAGGGATGGTTGTTGTACGCGTGAAACGTGAAGGAGTGAAAATACTCCGCGCATCGCTTTTACTCGACACTACAAATTCCATCATCGTAGTAAAGACAACGGGAACTACCCGCAAGGCAAAGAGAATAGCAGACAGTATCCAGCAGAAACAATAATATTGTACAACAGTAGTCTTGATTGTGACAAGGCAGGACATTTTGATACTCCCTGGGCAGGGATGCGCACACCTTGGCCTGGAGGTCTCGAGGATTTTAGGTGTCCCTCTAGCACCTCTCACCTCAAGGGAGTTCCCTGACAAGGAGATTTACGTTAAGGTTCCCGTAGAAGTGGCTGGCAAGGTAGCCGTATTGATGGTATGTCCTGGGAGGAGGCCGAACGACGCGCTTATTGAAGCTCTCCTGGCAGCTAGGACAATCTCGAGGCTAGGCGCCAAGGAAATTGTCTTGGTGGTGCCCTACATGCCATACGCTAGGCAGGACGAGGAGTTTAATCCCGGCGAAGCTGTAAGCATCAAGATAGTTTCCGAGTTCCTGGAGAGCCTCGGAATCTCTGCTCTAGTGACTGTCGACATGCACTTGCACCGGTTCAAGGAGGTGAGCGATGTATTCAGAGTGAGGGCTTTCAACGCTACAGTAATGGGAGAGCTTGCCCGCTTTGTACGAGAAAACTACGGCCATGATTACGTTGTCGTGGCTCCAGACGTTGAGGCAAGGCAGTGGGCCGAAGCCTTTTCGAGAGTGCTCAATGCAGAGTACATAGTCCTGGAAAAGGAGAGGAGGGGGGACGAGAATGTCGAGATTAAGGGGGTATCGGGGGCGATCAGGGGGGCTGTTATTGTAGACGATATTATCAGCACAGGCTCCACGGTCGCGACAACAGTTTCGCTTTTGAGAAGGAATAGCGTAGAAGAAGTGCTCGTTGCCTGCACACACGGCCTCTTTGTCTCGGGGGCTGAGTCCAAGATATTATCGGCTGGTGCCAGGGACATTGTGACATCCAACACTGTTGTCAATCCCTTCGCTAGGGTTAGCGCTGCTCCCCCAATAGCCAGAGCTCTCAGCGAGATAATCCGCGAGTAAACATTTATTTTTTTGACGTGTAGCAGTTGAAAATAAATCCGGCAGGCCCATGACCAGCGAAGAAGTTATCGAAAACATTAGAACAGGCAGAATTCACGGTTCAACAGAGGTTGTTTTCTATGCGCTAGACCAGATGTTAGAGGTGCTTAGGCGAGAAAGAAGACCTGACAGGTTTGCCCAGTTCGCATTACTCGTTGTAAAAGCGCGCCCGACGTCGGCTCTGCTTATGAATGCCGTCCGCGAAGTATCAAAACTTGTTCTAGACTCCCAGGGAGAGCCTATAGATGCGATTGTAGAGAAGGTTTCTAAAAAAGTAGAGGAGCTCAAGAGTAGGATAAGGAATGCCATCGAAGAAGCATCTTCAATCGCCGAGAAACGAATCGAGTCCGGCGATACCATCTTGACGGCCTCGTATAGCGTCTTCGTTAGGAAGTCTGTTGAGAAGGCCCTCAGGAGGGGGAAGGATATTAAGGTAATTGTGACAGAGTCGAGACCTGGGGGCGAGGGGGTCAGGCTTGCCTCTGAGCTTGCGGGCTTGGGTTGCGATGTGACTTTAATCGTCGACTCTGCGGTGCGTTTTGTGATGAAGAATGTGGACAAAGTTCTGCTAGGCTCTGAGAGTGTAACTGCTAACGGCGCGAATGTTAATAAGGTCGGGTCGAGCCAGATGGCCCTTGCGGCGCACGAGGCGCGCGTGAGAGTATTCGTTGTCACATCTATTCTCAAGTTCAGCCCGGAAACTCTTGTGGGTGAAATTGTCGAAATACCGGAGGCAGACACGCAAGAGATTAAAAGCCAATTAGAGCAGAAGGGAATAAAGGGCGTTAAGGTAAGAGCCCCTCTTTTCGACGTCACTCCGCCTGAATATATTGACGCAATAATAACGGAGAAGGGGCTTGTAGCCCCGTCCTTTGTAATAATGACCGTACGGGACTTGTACGGTTGGCCGCCTAAGCTGGTTCCACTAGAGGGCATGCTTCACAAGCTATCCATGGTTGAGGGGTATGACGGGTAAACCGATTCCTGAGGAGGTTGTGCAGATTGCCAGCGACATTAAGAACATGAGGATACGAGGTGCTGGCAGGATTGCCAGGGCTGGCGCTCTAGCGTTGCGTATCGCGGCCGAGAAATATACTGGCCAGAACCTGGATGACTTCAAGGAGTATATAAGAATTGTAGCTGATTACGTAGTCAAAACACGACCGACAGCCGTCTCCCTGCCAAATGCCGTCAGTTACGTTGTCTCTCCACTACTTAGAGCCGATAGCATCCGGGATGTAGAGGAGGCGAAGAGGATGATTATTGAGAACGCCGAGAAGTTCATGGACTACTCCGAGAGGGCAGTGGAGAGAATCGCGGAGATTGGTAGCAGGCTACTACGGGATGGAGATACTGTGCTAACGCACTGTAATAGTCAAGTTGTTGTGTCGGTAATTAAAGCAGCGGTAAAGCAGGGTAAGAGTGTAGAGGTCATAGCTACAGAAACTCGACCACTCTTCCAGGGGCACATAACAATCAAGATGTTGTTAGATGCTGGCGTAGATGCCGTAACGCTGGTGCCGGATTCTGCTGTGAGAAGCGTCATCAAGGACGTAGACAAGGTAATTGTTGGGGCAGACACCGTAACCGCGAATGGTGCTGTAGTAAATAAGGTTGGGACGAGCCTGATAGCTTTAATAGCCCGCGAACGGGGAATAGACTTCTACGTGGCCACCGAGACCTACAAGTTCAGCCCCTACACGGTGTGGGGCGAGCTAGTAGTCATCGAAGAAAGAACACCCACGGAAGTCTTGCCCGAGGACGTCATTGCGAAGAACCCCTACCTAAAGGTGTTCAACCCCTCATTCGATGTAACACCTCCGTACCTGGTGACGGCGATAATCACGGAAATAGGTCTAATACCGCCGCAAGCATCCCTACTAGTACTAGAGGAATTGTACGGCAGAGGAGCTATCCATGACACGATTCAAACCGTAGAAGAAGAGTAGAGAGTGCTCCGTGGGGAGTCTTTTATCCTCTACTCTCTTCTGGACAGCTCCCAACGGGGGTCTAGCTCTGAGGGGGGAGGGTAAAATCTATGTTTGTGAACTGCTTCGTTGAATCATGGCCGGTAATGCTTCATTAAAGCTCCGCAGGATCACCTGGGGCGATCTCTTCAACGATACTCTAGAGCTCGCGAGGCAAATAATTGCGAGCGGATACCACCCGGAGCTCCTGTTAGTTGTCGCGAGAGGCGGGTTGGTTGTGGGCAGGATACTCTCGGATTTACTATCAGTACGTGATATCGCGAACGTCTCTGTAAAGTTCTACAAGGGTGTAGGCCTAGCCTCGGATAAACCCGTTATAGCGGAGGGCTTAAACCCTGGCCTCGTAGCCGGCAAGGCAGTACTCGTGGTTGATGACATCGTTGACAGTGGCTCTACTCTGCAGGCTGTTCTAGAACATCTCTCATCTAACGAGCCACGTGGCGTAAAGAGTGCAGCTCTCTACGTTAAGCCCTGGGCGAAGATCTACCCAGACTTCTATGTGCGCACCGTGGAGGAGTGGATAGTTTTCCCATACGAAATACGCGAGACTCTTGAGAGCATACCAAGTGGTTATGAGGACGCATTGGGCATAGACCCTAGAGTTCTCGAGGAGATCCGGGACATAATAAGGAAGAAGAGCGTGGACTCTTGAAGCACAACCGATAAATCTCTGTTTTCGTGTTATAGCACGTTGGCTTCGTGATAGACTATAGTGTGGTAACGGTGACCGCATGGACTATGCAATAATCTACATGAAATTTACACGCGAAATGTTGAACAACGACCTGGAGCCATTAGAAGAGAACTTCTACGAGAGTGTTATCGAGAGCGTGCGCCGCGAGGGAGCATCGGGGACTATTACTAGGAGTGTCCTGGCGACCTTAAGGTCTCTTTTCCTTATGAGGCTTGCGAAAGAGTTGAGGCTTGTTTATACAGGTGCTCTTAAGCATGAGGAAATACACTCACTTCCACGGCTCGAGAGAGAAATCTTGGAGAGAGTGTTTTCGACAATCGAGGCTTTCGAGAGAGGCTCTCATCGTTCTCAGGAACCCGTTAGCCCGGATCTCATGAAGCCGGATTTAAGCGCAGAGGCAAAATCCGAGAATGTGCAGGAAGAGAAAACACTCGTATTCTTCCTGAAGCCATACCCGAAAATATTAGATCGCGGCTTAAACCTCGGGCCATTTAATAAGGGAGACGTGGCGTACCTGCCTAGGAGATTGGCTATAGATCTGGTGAATTCAGGCTATGTAGAAGAGATACCAAGAAAAGAATAACATTTATCAGGTAAGACATACTTGATACCGACAATGACGACCCTTGGAGAAGATTTCCCTACATATGACGACCTCATTGAGCGGGCATACAAGATGCTACCGAAGCGCAGGCCTAGAAGTTCTGGAGAGAGATTCGTTCTGCCGAGGTTCGAGGTAACAATAACTGGGAAGAGGGTTTACATAACAAACTTCAAGAGCGTAGCTGACCTTTTAAATAGGGAACCTCACATTCTCCTGCGCTTTATACTCAAGGAGACCGCGCTCCCGGGCTACTATGAAGAGAACGTAGCAGTAATCCAGGGCGAGGTCTCTCCCCAGCTTCTCAACAAGCTACTTGAAAGGTTTTTTAACGACTACGTGAAATGCCCCGTGTGCGGTAGTGCAGATACGATGCTAATCAAAGAGAAAAAACTACTGTCGATAAAATGTATGGCCTGTGGTGCGTTTTCCCCAGTGAAACCTTTCTAGCTCCCTAGCTCCTTCTTCTGGCTACTCTGGGCTTCCTCTCTAAAAACTTTCTCGATTACGCTCTCGAGTAGGTTCAGGTTTAACTTCTTATCGGCTGATATGTACACGATGTCCGAGCCCCCAAAAAATTTTCTAGCATTATCCAAGTGTTCTTGTGTTGCCAAGTCTATCTTGTTAACCACCTTGACTACCTGAGTGTCAGAGAAACTGGAGACTATTTGATCAAAAACTGTCTTCTGGAACTCCAGGGGAAAGCCGCAGGTCTCCGTCGGGTCTATTACGAAGATTATCAGGGATGCTAGGTGCCTCATAGCGAGAATTGCCTGCCTCTCGATTCTGTTTTTGTCTTCAAGGGGGGTATCCAAGAGGCCGGGTGTGTCTATTAACTGCACTCTCAGATCCCCGCGCTCAAATATGCCTATTATGAGTTCCCTGGTCGTAAAGGGGTACGGACTCACCTTAGGTTTCGCTCTAGTGAGCGCGCGCAGCACGGTTGATTTGCCGACGTTGGGCGCGCCTGCTATCACCGCTGCCGGGAGCTCCGTGTCGACTTCTGGGAGCCTTAGAAAGGCTTCTTGAAAAGATCTAACCTTCTTCAGGCACTCGGTCAATGTTTCAAGAACCGAGAATATCCTGCCAAAGAAAGTTCTTCTAGCAGTGAGGGTTTCTCTTATTCCGCTCGCCGTTTTTATCCTCTTTCTTGACTCATGGTATATTTTTCCGATAATTCTCCTGGACGAGTTGAGTCGAGAAAGACACACCTTATATTCGTCTACGTTGATATTCAAGAGCAGTAAGTCGCGGAAAAGTGGGTGGAGGTTCTCGATGAAAGGGCTGGTTTCGACGACTTTTCTCAAGTGGTTCTCCAAGACTTTATAAGCCCTGTCTATGCACTTCAGCGTGTCTTCTCTAATAGCTTCGAGCTTCCTCCTGTATCGAGAGGGTGGAGGGCGTTTCTTGCAAGCCTCAACAGCTCTCTCAAAGAGTACTCCACTATCCGGAATCGCAAGTACGAGTTCTCTCTTCAGTTGCTCGATGTTCACTCGGGTTCACGGCTCTTCAGGTCTTCTGGGCCACGACGAACGCGTGCGCTTCGTCATATGGCTCTAGGTGTAGGGCCTCCCTCACCTTATATCCACGTTGTTCAAGCTCGTTCATCTCCCTCTTGTAGGTCTCGGACGGAGCCTTAGTTACGTCTATGCTCATTGCTTTTATAGCCATCATTATCCAGCCACCTTTCTTTAGAAACA contains these protein-coding regions:
- a CDS encoding translation initiation factor IF-2 subunit beta, encoding MTTLGEDFPTYDDLIERAYKMLPKRRPRSSGERFVLPRFEVTITGKRVYITNFKSVADLLNREPHILLRFILKETALPGYYEENVAVIQGEVSPQLLNKLLERFFNDYVKCPVCGSADTMLIKEKKLLSIKCMACGAFSPVKPF
- a CDS encoding RNA-binding domain-containing protein, with amino-acid sequence MSRSHVAVSVEFTCFIHATEDEERVLRALTNLLPEELRRPDSLPLRKSLTYGFYGNPILLLHLEFSGEEADRIVRHIFSSMLGEDLRGILEGFENRFAKGRLYLRFDKQEAYYGIMKLSSGDEVIRCVIKLKPHIRRREDLERVLKEYGAHL
- a CDS encoding helix-turn-helix domain-containing protein, with the protein product MGEQLVQLKLPKREYCLDRVITFRNETVVAKEVDDVAELSPSIANTLKSVASFLDALPVVLTERMFGEKLEENIVYSRHGLPVVDQETLNTIISGARVPLIYSSHGGVYVKIKGSKFRELREKMGISRGELARKIGVSNKAVINYEEGESDVSLDVASRLEEIFGDEIFEEASMEALKKVFGGKMKVSRIEPRDALIKSVVQELRNRGFENFVFTRAPFDAGVKYIGENIRVKVALKKDPTSEEVKVAAMVSKNTRTRLVVLSTERVVDRFENSSLVYVYARDTGKVRDLILGFLKREEES
- a CDS encoding phosphoribosyltransferase → MAGNASLKLRRITWGDLFNDTLELARQIIASGYHPELLLVVARGGLVVGRILSDLLSVRDIANVSVKFYKGVGLASDKPVIAEGLNPGLVAGKAVLVVDDIVDSGSTLQAVLEHLSSNEPRGVKSAALYVKPWAKIYPDFYVRTVEEWIVFPYEIRETLESIPSGYEDALGIDPRVLEEIRDIIRKKSVDS
- a CDS encoding tRNA (guanine(10)-N(2))-dimethyltransferase — protein: MRDFCTLTESREGRAVIRHCDLSAYADTRGYVDPIWAPVFYNPRMKCSRDLSTVILSVYLELSGKSEVSVIDAMCGTGVRGIRYALEVPGVSRVILNDINPKAAALTRENVSLNGITDIASISNMEAHALLSSTKADVIDIDPFGTPAPFIHPALKAVKHGGLLCVTATDLPPLLGIYPSACMRKYFSFSIETEFSREQGVRILLYFIAREAAKLGRIIKPFYSYYLDHHIRVCVIVERKEKKGFLEENIGFIFYNPRTLERQLMSIRGMLHLREKPFSSNTWKVGGPVWTSELWDREATRKIRSEYSMRQSNYILCKRGLRLAERIESERDMPPLYYTTEKIASTYKLDVEQSPQTLVEKLASKGYPSSLTHFYPKGFRTAAGIGVVLENWH
- a CDS encoding ribose 1,5-bisphosphate isomerase; this translates as MTGKPIPEEVVQIASDIKNMRIRGAGRIARAGALALRIAAEKYTGQNLDDFKEYIRIVADYVVKTRPTAVSLPNAVSYVVSPLLRADSIRDVEEAKRMIIENAEKFMDYSERAVERIAEIGSRLLRDGDTVLTHCNSQVVVSVIKAAVKQGKSVEVIATETRPLFQGHITIKMLLDAGVDAVTLVPDSAVRSVIKDVDKVIVGADTVTANGAVVNKVGTSLIALIARERGIDFYVATETYKFSPYTVWGELVVIEERTPTEVLPEDVIAKNPYLKVFNPSFDVTPPYLVTAIITEIGLIPPQASLLVLEELYGRGAIHDTIQTVEEE
- a CDS encoding translation initiation factor eIF-2B: MTSEEVIENIRTGRIHGSTEVVFYALDQMLEVLRRERRPDRFAQFALLVVKARPTSALLMNAVREVSKLVLDSQGEPIDAIVEKVSKKVEELKSRIRNAIEEASSIAEKRIESGDTILTASYSVFVRKSVEKALRRGKDIKVIVTESRPGGEGVRLASELAGLGCDVTLIVDSAVRFVMKNVDKVLLGSESVTANGANVNKVGSSQMALAAHEARVRVFVVTSILKFSPETLVGEIVEIPEADTQEIKSQLEQKGIKGVKVRAPLFDVTPPEYIDAIITEKGLVAPSFVIMTVRDLYGWPPKLVPLEGMLHKLSMVEGYDG
- a CDS encoding ribose-phosphate diphosphokinase, whose protein sequence is MTRQDILILPGQGCAHLGLEVSRILGVPLAPLTSREFPDKEIYVKVPVEVAGKVAVLMVCPGRRPNDALIEALLAARTISRLGAKEIVLVVPYMPYARQDEEFNPGEAVSIKIVSEFLESLGISALVTVDMHLHRFKEVSDVFRVRAFNATVMGELARFVRENYGHDYVVVAPDVEARQWAEAFSRVLNAEYIVLEKERRGDENVEIKGVSGAIRGAVIVDDIISTGSTVATTVSLLRRNSVEEVLVACTHGLFVSGAESKILSAGARDIVTSNTVVNPFARVSAAPPIARALSEIIRE
- a CDS encoding NOG1 family protein, translated to MNIEQLKRELVLAIPDSGVLFERAVEACKKRPPPSRYRRKLEAIREDTLKCIDRAYKVLENHLRKVVETSPFIENLHPLFRDLLLLNINVDEYKVCLSRLNSSRRIIGKIYHESRKRIKTASGIRETLTARRTFFGRIFSVLETLTECLKKVRSFQEAFLRLPEVDTELPAAVIAGAPNVGKSTVLRALTRAKPKVSPYPFTTRELIIGIFERGDLRVQLIDTPGLLDTPLEDKNRIERQAILAMRHLASLIIFVIDPTETCGFPLEFQKTVFDQIVSSFSDTQVVKVVNKIDLATQEHLDNARKFFGGSDIVYISADKKLNLNLLESVIEKVFREEAQSSQKKELGS
- a CDS encoding 50S ribosomal protein L15e; the protein is MGYLKYLAEIWKRPFDGEHRELMKERLMLWRKEPTVVRIERPTRINRARALGYKAKQGYVIVRVRVRKGGLNRPRPRSGRRPKRMGVYGYSPHKSAQWIAEERAARKFPNLVVLGSYWVGEDGMYKWYEVVMADPNHPAVKSDLERRWIAGYRTKKKYKITRERLLKILAKAKLEEGSTVTEENKGNE
- a CDS encoding DNA replication complex subunit Gins51, yielding MDYAIIYMKFTREMLNNDLEPLEENFYESVIESVRREGASGTITRSVLATLRSLFLMRLAKELRLVYTGALKHEEIHSLPRLEREILERVFSTIEAFERGSHRSQEPVSPDLMKPDLSAEAKSENVQEEKTLVFFLKPYPKILDRGLNLGPFNKGDVAYLPRRLAIDLVNSGYVEEIPRKE
- a CDS encoding Rpp14/Pop5 family protein, translating into MRENKYRYLVLRLTREFSSLEAVEEHIRKCILLLFGVYGLSCTLPRVIYKSKEGMVVVRVKREGVKILRASLLLDTTNSIIVVKTTGTTRKAKRIADSIQQKQ
- a CDS encoding RNase P subunit p30 family protein, whose amino-acid sequence is MSARRRRFYDAFCGKLENISVEAIEGMYLRALSVGYNACIPCLVIRPLLDLQEIRKNVANARAIVDSLLDRGLKVYLRCHLAGISKAEVKKVLPRIRGMCDLVSVEGTTREMLAFASRDRRIDIITLIPGSSPKLYKGDIDYILKYGKFVEVTASSFLTEDLLLLARNISSVRSLLLQPARKKVPILLSSGEGGLKDPRSLLAFAELLLGLDVESVARSASALIEKRLAENLEKRMGIRPIEGVRIERPIDEI